The Brumimicrobium sp. genomic interval ACTGGGTTAGGGTCTGGCTGTGTGCCGTCCCCAGGAATAACGTTTTCATAAGGCCAATTTCCACCAGCGATACCAGATATTCCATCATTGTTGTTTCTTAATGCCCCAATAATTCCAGCCACCTTTGTACCGTGTCCATTTCCATTTCCTCCTACTATTGGGTCACCATGATTGGACGTGTATTCCAAACTTTGATCTATTTCATAATCATAACCTCCTTTAATTTTGGAAGCTGAACCATTGAAAAAACCACCAAAATCATCATGATCCCATTTAACTCCAGAATCTATTACTCCTACTTTTATCTTATCAGAACCAGTCTCAATTTCCCATGCCGGTTCAATATTAATATGTCCATTTGGATATGTAGCAGAAACTAAAGAATGTTGGGAAGAAAAATAAGGGTCGTCTACCAATAATTCAACAAAACCGTTGGTATGTGCATATTTAATTGAAGGGAAAAGTGGTTGTCCTGTGTTTAATACATTACATACATTCACTTCATCTTCTTTACCAACATCTATCAGTAAAATAGCCCAAAACGGCTCAATTTTCACCTCATCACCTAATCTATTTACAAATACGCTATCAGCAGTTGTAAAGTGTCTAAATATTTTATAGGTTTTTGCTCTTCCCCATGGAATTTCTGGATAAACATTTTGTAAATCATTAATTACATTAGGTTGAACAAAATCGCTTAACGTTCCATAATTAAACCCTCTTCTATTTACAGCATCGTGAATGATAGCAGATTCATCAAAGCGAACAATTATTTCCCCTTTAGCATGTGATTCCACACCGTTTACTATTCTTGGTTCGACAACTCGATTTGTTGAAGAATATTTTACAGTGGCGTTTTTGTCAACACCATTTATTTTAGAAATTCCGGAAACAAAAATATCATCCCCTCTAACTGTTACAGATTTTGCCTCATTCTCTTGACTTCCAGCATCAAATTTTTGAACGAATTTTACATCTCCATCAGTTGTATATTTGATAGTTGCAAACTCTTTTGTGTCATTTTCATCTTTTAGAGTCCCTGTTACAATAACATCTCCTTGGTTTGTAATTGCTAAGTGTTCAGCCGTTGCGATATTATCGCTACCTGATGAACCGAATTCTCTTTGCCAAAGTTCTGTTCCATCGGAGGAATATTTAATAGTTATATAATCCTTTCCTCCATTAGAGTTTTCTTTCGTTCCTGTAATGTAAACATTTCCGAAGTCGTCAACACCAATGGCTCTACCAACATCTTCTAGACCACCATCAAAATTTTTAACCCATTCTAAATCAAAGTTTCCATTGATTTTTAAAGTTTGAATGTTTCGATTGCCGTTAATTTCAACATAACCTGTAATGTAGGTGTTGTTATTTGCATCAGATGTTACAGCTACAACATTGTCTAAACCAACACCTGAAACAACAGTCCTTTTAACATCATTGATTGTACCATCCGATTTATCCATAATTAGGGTAGCATAATCCCAACTGTTGAAGGCAGAAGCAGACGCGCCAGAAACAACAATGTTATTGGAATGAATAGCTATACTTGTCGCCGCATCATGCAGATTTGCATAATCATAAGTATTGTGCCATAAATAGCCTCCGTTCGCATCAAACTTTACAATAGCATAATCTGAAAAGGTATTTAAAGATTCTGTACCACCTACTAGATAAATACTTCCTTCTTGGTCTATGTCTAAGTCAGCAGGAATATCCATACCGTTTGCTGGTCCATCCCATGAACTTGCCCATAAAAGATTACCGCTAGGAGAGTACTTGAGAAGCCCAAAATCCATACTACTTTGTTCTTCAATGGCAGAAGCAACGAAAATTTCATTTGAAGCATTGATTTTAAGCTGCACTCCATAATCATTACCACTACCAGAACCATCATAGGTTTTCTCCCATAAAACTTGTCCATGGGGGTTGTATTTAGTAATTAAAACATCAGAGTTGCTTGATTGGTTCATCGTGTTTCCAACCACAATTAAATTACCAAAACTATCAACTGCTGATACAGTTCTGTGGATATTACCAACTTTTCCAGTTGAATTATCCCAATCCTTATTCACATATGTTTTTTGTGCATAAGGAGTTCCAGCAAGGAAAAACATCCCTGCTAGCGTTAGCATTATTTTATATTTATTTTTCATTTTCATGTCAATTTAAGTTATTTTTCTAAGTAATTCTAATTTTTATTCGTTAAAAAGGAAGAAAAGTCAAGGTGGTTTTAAAACTAAATACAAAGTTTTTATGATAGATGATGAGGAATATCATCACTTTAAAAATAGCTTTATATTTATGTAATGTTCTCATGCCAAACTGTTTATTTATCCCCGTTTACGAGTGTTTGCGTAATGTTGGGTAACGTTCGGCAAATAGGCGCAGGCAGGGAGTTTAACCACTGAACTTGCCACGAAGAACTGAACTTCAAATTTAGCACTTTCCTGTCTAACGAAGCACGTAAACCCTGCTTGAGCTTATTTGCTGTTACAAGCTGGCCTTCTTTCTTTTCAAGCGACTTACCTTTATTATTATCAATCAGTTCTGTCATTCTGCTTTCGCCTGCCGGGTTGCGTTTCGGCAAAGTTTTATTTTTGTTTAATGGGGAAGATTTTTTGTTTTTTCTCAAGGACGTGGAAAGCATACTCTTTTGCAAGCTTTGGTTTGTGTATGGGCTTGTGCAGCTTGCAAATGTGTATGCTTTGATTGGAGAAATCACTTTAGTTACTATTTTAAAAATCTTAATTCAACTCGTCTATTTTTCTTTCTTCCTTCA includes:
- a CDS encoding S8 family serine peptidase, encoding MKNKYKIMLTLAGMFFLAGTPYAQKTYVNKDWDNSTGKVGNIHRTVSAVDSFGNLIVVGNTMNQSSNSDVLITKYNPHGQVLWEKTYDGSGSGNDYGVQLKINASNEIFVASAIEEQSSMDFGLLKYSPSGNLLWASSWDGPANGMDIPADLDIDQEGSIYLVGGTESLNTFSDYAIVKFDANGGYLWHNTYDYANLHDAATSIAIHSNNIVVSGASASAFNSWDYATLIMDKSDGTINDVKRTVVSGVGLDNVVAVTSDANNNTYITGYVEINGNRNIQTLKINGNFDLEWVKNFDGGLEDVGRAIGVDDFGNVYITGTKENSNGGKDYITIKYSSDGTELWQREFGSSGSDNIATAEHLAITNQGDVIVTGTLKDENDTKEFATIKYTTDGDVKFVQKFDAGSQENEAKSVTVRGDDIFVSGISKINGVDKNATVKYSSTNRVVEPRIVNGVESHAKGEIIVRFDESAIIHDAVNRRGFNYGTLSDFVQPNVINDLQNVYPEIPWGRAKTYKIFRHFTTADSVFVNRLGDEVKIEPFWAILLIDVGKEDEVNVCNVLNTGQPLFPSIKYAHTNGFVELLVDDPYFSSQHSLVSATYPNGHINIEPAWEIETGSDKIKVGVIDSGVKWDHDDFGGFFNGSASKIKGGYDYEIDQSLEYTSNHGDPIVGGNGNGHGTKVAGIIGALRNNNDGISGIAGGNWPYENVIPGDGTQPDPNPVEHNIGVSIHGFRAIEIGLTATEVTEAMLDASTWTSLYPQSMDIINNSWKRNVPYSEEVPIITTQNMYKDAQRQIFRNGVINVCSRGNEKNQKEYFPAYAEREEWVLSIGGTDKNGYKHSNSSYGGDVDIVAPYDSDIIYTINNNSTNSHGSFDGTSAAAAHVSGVAALMLSHIDWQPSTPNNLAPDDVEFLLQRYANDRDFATYGSNYSDGYDDYSGWGLLDAGAVMQKIDRTEYIVKHVKKELPIPANLSNVPKVTGDFFFSNNDLAHGKYHGTIYEISYTLDNNLNGGDIILDYWPLNSYTTLLDNQISPTPTYIDRENANYITSMSNNSGDVKGTIIHLTQKPNGDPIDYWYPASPGNLVRVGYTLHLESDYAGVDEEDEQIFNLSCYPNPSSNNVTINFVLSENSDVQLEIFDINGRLVYNRDKSNFTIGAHSININSTPWSKGMYFIKLKANETGKTIKFVKQ